Part of the uncultured Cohaesibacter sp. genome is shown below.
TGCTTCGAATTAAACCACATGCTCCACCGCTTGTGCGGGCCCCCGTCAATTCCTTTGAGTTTTAATCTTGCGACCGTACTCCCCAGGCGGAATGCTTAATGCGTTAGCTGCGTCACTTATGAGTATACCCACAAACAACTAGCATTCATCGTTTACGGCGTGGACTACCAGGGTATCTAATCCTGTTTGCTCCCCACGCTTTCGCACCTCAGCGTCAGTATCGAGCCAGTGAGCCGCCTTCGCCACTGGTGTTCCACCGAATATCTACGAATTTCACCTCTACACTCGGTATTCCACTCACCTCTCTCGAACTCAAGACTCCCAGTATCAAAGGCAGTTCCGAGGTTGAGCCTCGGGATTTCACCCCTGACTTAAAAGTCCGCCTACGCGCGCTTTACGCCCAGTGATTCCGAACAACGCTAGCCCCCTTCGTATTACCGCGGCTGCTGGCACGAAGTTAGCCGGGGCTTCTTTACTAGGTACCGTCATTATCTTCCCTAGCGAAAGAGCTTTACAACCCTAAGGCCGTCATCACTCACGCGGCATGGCTGGATCAGGGTTGCCCCCATTGTCCAATATTCCTCACTGCTGCCTCCCGTAGGAGTTTGGGCCGTGTCTCAGTCCCAATGTGGCTGATCATCCTCTCAGACCAGCTATAGATCGTCGGCTTGGTAGGCCATTACCCCACCAACTACCTAATCTAACGCGGGCCCATCTATAAGCGATAAATCTTTAATCCGAAGACCACATACGGTATTAGCACAAATTTCTCTGTGTTGTTCCGTACTTATAGGTAGGTTCCCACGCGTTACTCACCCGTCTGCCACTAACCCCGAAGGGTCCGTTCGACTTGCATGTGTTAAGCCTGCCGCCAGCGTTCGTTCTGAGCCAGGATCAAACTCTCAAGTTAGAGAATTTAATCAAACTCAAATCACGTTCATTGACAAGAGCTGATCAATGATCATCCGACCACCAATCAAGCTTCTAAAAACGTGACGAGCTCTTTGTCTCTTTTAGACCCGAAGGTCTCAAGACCAAGCCGTCCACGTTTCTCTTTAGTCATTCCATATTGTCAAAGATCAAAAGACTAAAAGCCTTTTCTCAGAACTCAAAGCAAGCTCCTAAAAACTCGCCAAATTCCAAATTTTGAGGCGAACCGCCCCGCCGCCAGCAGCGCCGCCGCTGTCGATGAACGGACTTATAGACCCACTCCCTAACCAAGTCAAACAATAAAATACATTTTTATGACATCCTTCATAAGAAATCCCCAAATACACAAAATATTCAACAATTCCAACGCTTTAGGTTTTTAACACCCCTTGGGATAGTCACTTTTGGGAAGATTTTCGGTCTTTTTGACAAGATTCAGAAAGACACACTGCGGAAGGCCCCAGGGGGCCGATCAGAGTGTTCACAAAACGGCAACAGGGCGATTGCTGCCTTCCGCTGCAATCGCCCTGTTCTTCAGATCATTCGGGTTCTTCAGGCGCTCTGCAGCCACCCGATCTCATCGCACTCATGAACAAACCGCATGGTCAAGGCGCCATCACGAACCACATCCACCGCGGCGGCCACTCGTTGGCCATCAGCAAATTCCAGCTCAACAGCCTGCCCCTCAACCAGCCTTCCCACCGTATGGATCGAACAGCCACTAGCAGACAAGGAGGAAATGGTCCCCTCTGTACGATGCCCATCACTTTGAAGGATCGTCAGCTGCATCATCTTGGCCTTTAGGTCTGCCCGGCGTTCTTCGACATCGCGGGCGACACTTTCAAGGAAGGACTCGACATCCCGCCCCAGTTTCGTCGCCGCGCCAGTGAGCAGATCGGCCGCCTGCTCAACGGTCCGAGCCTCTCCCGCCGTTTCTTCAATCACATCGGAAGCCCCTTGGGCACTGGTCCGCGCCTTGTTGACATCGTGTGACGCCAGTTGGATCGATCCGGCAATCTCCTGCGTCGACGCCTCTTGCTCTTCCACGGCAGCGGCAATAGAAGCAGTAATCTCCGCGATCTCCCCCACAGTCTCGGAAATGTGGGCGATCGACTTCACGGCATTTTCGGTCAACTGCTGAACGCCACTGATCTGGGCTCCAATCTCCTCCGTAGCCCTGGAGGTCTGACTGGCCAACTCCTTCACTTCAGCCGCCACAACGGCAAAGCCCTTGCCCATCTCCCCTGCGCGGGCGGCCTCGATAGTTGCGTTCAGCGCCAACAAGTTGGTTTGATCTGCAATGTCCCGGATAAGCCCCACGACCGTGCCGATTCGCTCGGCGGCATCCGCCAGCGACCCTACATCCGTGTTGGTTGCTGCTGCAATTTCAGTCGCCTTGTGAACCATCTGGTTGGCGTGGGACGCGCGGCCTCGCACTTCCCTTACAGAATGCACCATCTGATCTGTCGCACCGGCAACCGCCTGAACGTTGGCCGAAGCCTGCTCGGATGCCTGTTCGGAAAGATTGGCCTCGCCAGAAGCCTTGTTGGCAACACCAGACAAGGTTCGCGCCGACCCCTTCATCGTTTCGGCCTGCCCATCCACAGACCGCAATGTCTGGTCAATGACAGACCTGAAGTTGGCAACCAGCCCCTCCAGTTGGCTCTGGCGCTGCCTTTCTCGAACACGTTCGGACTGCTGGGCAGCTTCGAGCCGCAAACGCTCGACCGCATTCTGCCGGAAGACATCGACAGCGCGCGCCATCGTCCCGACTTCATCCTTGCGCTGCATGCCCTTGATCGCCACGTTGGTGTCATTCTGTGCCAGATACCGCATGTTGTCGGCAAGACCAAAGAGAGGCACGGTGATGGACCGGGCTATGAGGATCGAGAGTCCGACGACGACGGCAGACAAGGCGAGCAACAGGCCCAGAATGAGCCAGAACTCACCCTTGGCATGATCAGTCTGCTCCAACGCCGTATTGAGAATGCCTTCCGCGATAAGATCTTCGATCTGTTTCATCCGATCAATGCGCGCAGTGCTGGCTGCAAACCACTGAGGTCCTGTGACCGAGGCCACTTCCCCCCCGAACGGGGCCTTGTTGGCAACAGAGCGCATTTCGTCGACAACAGTCTGCTCCTTGCCAGTGGTCATCTGCTTCCAGGCGACCAGCGCCTGTTCCTGACCAAACCGGGCAAAGACAGACAGATAGGACCGCTGCATGGCCTCCAGACCGACAAAATTGCGATAGATCGGCTCGGCAAAGGCACCCGCACCAAATCCGGTTGCTCCCATCGCCCGTTCGATGCCAGCCCGTTCCTTGGCTTGCAGGAACGCATTGTAGGACACCAGCAACCGCACGAGATTGCCATTGTCACTGAGCAGAGACACGCTCTCTACCATGTTCAGCAATTCGGCGATGAGCGGCGTGTAATACCCGGCCATCTGCGGCACGGTAAAGGAAAAGCTGTCGACATTTGACCGAACAGTCTCAAGTCGGGCCAATTCGCTGACTGCCTTGTCGAACGGATCACGGAAACCTGCAAAGTCAAGATGCCCCTTCGGTTCGGGAATCCGGTCACGAAAGGCACGCAAGGCCAGATCCGTATCGGAGCGTCGCCCGCCAATCTGGTCCGCAAATTTGGCTCCCCTGGACCCTATGAACCCGGCCGACGTGCCACGTTCCTTTTGCAGTTCATGCACAAGACCTGAAATCACCGGCGCCAGAGCAACCACATCGGCAATGGATTGTGCAACGGCCGTCTTGTGTCTTTCCCTGATCAGATCCGAAATCCCGACAGCCACCACGGCGCCGAGAGGAATCAACGCCAGAATGGCGATTCGGATTGAAAGCCTGAGATTGTTGAAAAAAGAAAGCATGTCCAAACCCCGATCGAACTATCGGCAGTTATTACGACACGCAGAAGTTAATAATATTAATAAACAAAATCGAACAAAACAAATCCAGAACCATAGAATTAATAAGAATAATATATACCAATTATATGAAGTTGAATTTCCACTTTGTCACGAATTATACAATTTATATTCATGATGGATTGCTGGTTTTATTTGCCATACCCAGAATATATCCATTGAGCCCCATGATCAGCCCCAGGGCCAAAGGTGAAAAGATCGCCTCTTCCTGAAATATGCCATTCACAACAGCGACCAGAGTGATGAAGCAGGCAATCGAGTGCAGATTGACGCGACTGACGAAGGAAACCCTGTAGGTCTGGAAAGCGATCCAGATGTAAACGGCAATCAGACCGAACGTGGCAACCCCCATTTGCTGCAGCAACACGCCAACAGCACTTTCCATGGCAACCGGCGTCCGGCCCGCATGCTGATAGGCCGACCAGTCAAGCTTGTTGAAATTGGTCAACAGGTTGCCAACGGCTCCCATGCCCTCGCCGACCGGATTGGACAGGAAATTATAGACCCCCCCCATGAAACCGAGCACATGGAAGTCGCCAATCTGCAATCCGGTCACAATACCAAGGACAATATAGGCCAGCAGCACCCCGATCAGGGAAACCAGCGCAAAGACCGCTCCGAACAGTCGCCGCGCAACCAACGCGCAAAAGGCCAACAACCCCATGATCAGCGCCCCCTTGGCACTGGCCATCAGCAATAGCGGCACCATGAGCACCGCCAGATACCAGCGCCGGTTGGTCAGCATCAGGATACATAGGAACATCAGCACATAGGAATAGCTGATTGCATGGCCGTTGGGGCCATTCATGCGGAGAATCGTCAGTTTGAAATCGCCCAGAAGCGGCGTGTTCAGAAACTGCACCTTCATCAGATCAAGAATGCCGGTGATGAACTGCCCCGTTGTCCGTGCCGACTTGTCGGCCACCAGATTGAGCATCGCCTCCCGGTTGGAAAACTCCCACAAGGTCCAGCCGTTTGTCAGATCCAGCCACAATCGGCGATCCGACATTTCAATATAACCCATCACGATCACGATGACCGACAGGATCGTGAAAAACGGCACCATCGGCAGCTGACGCTTGAGAGTTGCCAGAAAGAAAATCTGGAAAATCAGGAGCGGCGTGATGATGTTGCGCAGATAGACGATTGCTGCGGCAGGACTCTTGGCCATACCGAGCATGAAATAGACGCCAATCAGACCAAAGCCGACAAGGCACACCATCATGATCCGGTTGATCTGTCCGCTCATCGTGCGCCAGTTCATGACATAATGCCCGAACAGCCACAGCCAGAGGATCGCGATCGTGAAGAAATTGTAGCCGCGTACGAAGTTATAGTCGTCCTTGGTCACCAGATAGCCGGAGAGCATCGAGACGAACAGATTCTGAAACAGCAACGAGAACACCACGACAAGCGGCGCATAGGGTGTGAAGAACAGCGCGACGCCCGTTGTCAGAAGAACCTGACTGGCTATGGCAAGAATCGGGCTGACAAAATGCAACACCAGCGGCACGACTGTCAGCGTAAAACAGAGGATATAGACAAGCAGATGCTCAAAAGCACCCAGAGCCGTCTCTTCACGGATCGTTTGCCCGTCCCCCTCGTCGGAAGCGGAAGGACGAGGCGGATGGCCAGACGAGTGGAATGCCGGAGCAACAAGTGACCGAATGTTCGCCTCCTCTGGCTCGTCGGGTGATGATCCAAGGCCACAACGTCCCGCCTTGTCAGATTCCGGAGCTTACCCCGCTTCTGTTAGGAAAGATTTAAGCAGCTTTGCCAAGCGGCCAGCCACAGCGCCTCGGTGAGGTTCGGCTGGAATTGCACCCTGCGGAAATCGCCAGACATGCGCACTTTTATGGATCGCAACAAGTATAGTTTTAAGCGCGAACGCTCAAATGTAGGGTTGCAAATGCTCACCTCGGCACAAAAGCGACATGTCAAGTGATCGTAAATGTAAAAAAACAAACATTTGCGGTCTCATTTATGATCTTTTTTGTGTGAAATAATCATTTTTAAGTAATATTACTTATGGCTCATGATCGTTTATCGACTTATTGTGATCAGTAACGAAATTCCTGACAGCATCGATATTGGGAGGTATCGAGTCTGAGCGCTCCATCGCAATGGACCTCAGACAAAGCGGCTGACGGGATTGTGGAGGTAAAAGATGTCCGTTCAAAAACCATGCGTTGGTGTTGTCGCTCTCGGCAGACCGACTTTTGATGTTCCCTATGCGGAAGAAATTCTCGCCAAGGCCTGGCAAGCCCTTGAAAAGCTTGACATGGAGCTTATCGGCAAGCCGGAATTGCTGTTTGATGCCGATGCCGTACTCTCGGCCCTGCCGGACCTCAAGAAGCAAAAGCTCGACATGCTGCTGCTGTTGCAGGTCACCTTTACCGATGCAACCATGACCGTGGAACTGGGCAAACAGATCGACGCGCCGCTCGTCATGTGGTCTTTCCCCGAAGCCCGCACAGGCGGACGCTTGCGCCTCAACTCCTTCTGCGGTGTCAACCTCGCCAGCCACGCGCTGAGCCGCAACGATCTGGCCATCGACTATATCCACGATAACCCCGACAGTCTGGCAGCGCAGGAGCAACTGATGGTGCTGGCCCGTGCCGGTGCCGTGGTTTCCGATCTCAAGGGAGCCAGAATCAAGCTTGTCGGCCATCATCCCGACGGCTTTGACGCCTGCAACTTCAAGGCAGACCAGCTCAAGGCGGCCTTCGGTGTCGAAGTGGACCAGACGCCGATTCTCGACTTCATCGGCGAAGTCAAGCAATTGCCTGATTCGGTTGCCGATGCTCCCTACGAACGCCGCGCCAAGGACTTCCCCAATCTCGCAGACCTCGATCAGGACGCCACCCGCAAGACCCTCAAGGTCTATTCCAAGCTGCGTCTGGAAGCCGACACCAAGGGCTACAAGGGCGTCGCCGTCCGGTGCTGGCCGGACTTCTTCACCGAATATGGCTGCGCGGCCTGCGGGGCGCTTGCCCTGCTCAACGAAGACCGCACCCCCGGCGGTTGCGAGGCCGACATGCTCGGCGTCCTTACCTCTCTGGTTCTGCAGAATGCTTCCGGCGGCAGCGTCTTCAATACCGACCTCGTCGATGTCAATACCAGCGACGATACCGTCGTCTTCTGGCATTGCGGTCAGGCCCCCATCGACATGGCCGACCGTGAACAGCCGATCCAGGGCACCATCCATTCCAACCGCAAACTGCCACTGTTGTCGGAATTTGCCCTGAAGCCGGGACGGATCACCATCGCCCGCTTCTCGCAGGGCCATGAAAAGCTGCGCCTTGTTCTGGCTGGCGCCGAGATGATCAAGGCACCTCTGGCCTTTTCCGGCACAGCCGGCACCGCCAGACCGGACATCCCGGTTGCAGAGTTCCTTGACCGCATGATTTCCGAAGGCCTCGAACACCACACCGCCCTGACCTATGGCGACCATCGCCCGGTCATGCGCGCGATCGCCAAACGACTTGGCATCGAAGTGGTTGAGCTGACCTGACACTGCCAACCCGCCTGGCGGACCGATCCGCCAGCGCCCATCGTCCGGGTTTCTTCAAAACAGGAATTGCAACCATGTTGGCAACACTCGAAAAAGGCCTCAACACCATCAATTCGCCTCTGAGCAGGTTCGGCAGCTGGGTCGGCGGCCTGATGCTGGTCATCATGACCATCATCGTCCTGCTGCAGGTCCTTTTCCGCTACATCCTGAACATGCCCCTGAGCTGGACCGACGAAGCTTCGCGCTTCCTGATGATCTACATGACCTATCTCTGCCTGCCGCTGATCTATCTGCAGGACAAGAATATCGCCATGACCTTCCTGCTCGACGCCCTGCACGGCACACGCATCCGCCATCTGCTGATGGTCGTCATTCATATTCTTGCCATCCTGACCTTTCTGGTCTGGATCAAGTTCGGCTATGACTTTTTCCTGCGCGGCAACAGCCATGCGGACAGCCTGCCGATCAAGATGAATGTCATCTACATCGCTCCGCCGCTTCTGATGGCCATTACCCTGTTGTCGGCCGTGCAGAAGATCATCTCCGAGCTGCGCCAGTTTTTCCATTACACCCCTGCTGAAGACGCGCCCAAAGCCTGAACGGCAAGGACGTAAACAAGGAAAATAGTTATGGTTTCTCCTATCTTTGCCGTTTATTTCCTGATCCTTCTGATCGTCGGTGTGCC
Proteins encoded:
- a CDS encoding nitrate- and nitrite sensing domain-containing protein — translated: MLSFFNNLRLSIRIAILALIPLGAVVAVGISDLIRERHKTAVAQSIADVVALAPVISGLVHELQKERGTSAGFIGSRGAKFADQIGGRRSDTDLALRAFRDRIPEPKGHLDFAGFRDPFDKAVSELARLETVRSNVDSFSFTVPQMAGYYTPLIAELLNMVESVSLLSDNGNLVRLLVSYNAFLQAKERAGIERAMGATGFGAGAFAEPIYRNFVGLEAMQRSYLSVFARFGQEQALVAWKQMTTGKEQTVVDEMRSVANKAPFGGEVASVTGPQWFAASTARIDRMKQIEDLIAEGILNTALEQTDHAKGEFWLILGLLLALSAVVVGLSILIARSITVPLFGLADNMRYLAQNDTNVAIKGMQRKDEVGTMARAVDVFRQNAVERLRLEAAQQSERVRERQRQSQLEGLVANFRSVIDQTLRSVDGQAETMKGSARTLSGVANKASGEANLSEQASEQASANVQAVAGATDQMVHSVREVRGRASHANQMVHKATEIAAATNTDVGSLADAAERIGTVVGLIRDIADQTNLLALNATIEAARAGEMGKGFAVVAAEVKELASQTSRATEEIGAQISGVQQLTENAVKSIAHISETVGEIAEITASIAAAVEEQEASTQEIAGSIQLASHDVNKARTSAQGASDVIEETAGEARTVEQAADLLTGAATKLGRDVESFLESVARDVEERRADLKAKMMQLTILQSDGHRTEGTISSLSASGCSIHTVGRLVEGQAVELEFADGQRVAAAVDVVRDGALTMRFVHECDEIGWLQSA
- a CDS encoding L-fucose/L-arabinose isomerase family protein — its product is MSVQKPCVGVVALGRPTFDVPYAEEILAKAWQALEKLDMELIGKPELLFDADAVLSALPDLKKQKLDMLLLLQVTFTDATMTVELGKQIDAPLVMWSFPEARTGGRLRLNSFCGVNLASHALSRNDLAIDYIHDNPDSLAAQEQLMVLARAGAVVSDLKGARIKLVGHHPDGFDACNFKADQLKAAFGVEVDQTPILDFIGEVKQLPDSVADAPYERRAKDFPNLADLDQDATRKTLKVYSKLRLEADTKGYKGVAVRCWPDFFTEYGCAACGALALLNEDRTPGGCEADMLGVLTSLVLQNASGGSVFNTDLVDVNTSDDTVVFWHCGQAPIDMADREQPIQGTIHSNRKLPLLSEFALKPGRITIARFSQGHEKLRLVLAGAEMIKAPLAFSGTAGTARPDIPVAEFLDRMISEGLEHHTALTYGDHRPVMRAIAKRLGIEVVELT
- a CDS encoding TRAP transporter small permease, with amino-acid sequence MLATLEKGLNTINSPLSRFGSWVGGLMLVIMTIIVLLQVLFRYILNMPLSWTDEASRFLMIYMTYLCLPLIYLQDKNIAMTFLLDALHGTRIRHLLMVVIHILAILTFLVWIKFGYDFFLRGNSHADSLPIKMNVIYIAPPLLMAITLLSAVQKIISELRQFFHYTPAEDAPKA